The following DNA comes from Nocardioides panzhihuensis.
CACCCTTGACGTACGCGTCGGCGAAGGAGACGTCCGAGCTGGTCCCGGTCATCAGGTTGGCGTAGCCCGGCGAGGACCAGCGCGAGATCCAGCCGTTGTCCTTGTACTGCTGCACGAAGCCGTTGACCATCTCGGCCGCCTGGCTCGGCTCCAAGAGCGAGTAGGCCGCCCAGGTGGTGCGGTAGGTGTCCCAGAAGCCGTTGTTCACGTAGACCTTGCCGTCCTTGACCTCGGCCCCGGTGTGGGTGGGGGTGGTGCCCGGCGGGTTGGTGTCACCGGAGGTGGACTGCACGGCGTGCTTCCAGGCCGGCTCGTCCGCGGTGCCGACGTTCTCGTGGCCCGAGTTGGGGTAGAGGAACAGACGCGCGAGGTTGGAGTAGACGGTGGTCTTCTGATCCTTGGTCGCGCCCTGGATGTCGAGGACGTCGAGCTTGTCCTGCCACAGCGCCTTCGCCCTCTCCTTGACCGTGTCGAAGGAGGCGTCGGCGACCTCGAGCTCGAGGTTGCGCTTGGCCTGGTCGATGCCGATGAGGCTGGTCGCGATGCGCATCGTGACGGTCCTGTCCGCACCGGCGTCGAACTCGAGATGGCCCTGTACGTTCGGACGCTCCCCGGAGGCGTACTTGCCTCCGCCGGTGACCGGCTGGTCGAACGTCGCGTAGACGTACATCCGAGTGGCGCCGTTGGACAGGCCGCTGCGGGTGTCGGTGAAGCCCGACAGCGTCCCGGTGGCCGGGTCGAGGGTCAGTCCGCCGTTGTTGTTGACGTTGTCGAACACCAGCCGCGCGGAGTCACCGGGGTAGGTGAACCGGAACACGGCGGCATGGTCGGTCGGCGCGATCTCGGCGCTCTGGCCGTTGTCGAAGTCGACCTTGTAGTGGTGGGGCCGGGCGATCTCGTTGTCGTGCTCGAAGGTGAGCGCGCGTGCCTTGCGCCCCGGGTCGGGGACGCCCTCGGCGGACGACGGCATCACCTGGAAGGTCTGCCGGTCCCCCATCCACGGGCTGGTCTCGTGGCTCAGCGTCAGCGCCTGCAGGCTGGTCCGGTTCTGCGCGTCGTTGTCCTGGTGGTAGCGGTAGAACCACGACAGCGAGCCGGCGTTGGTCATCGGCGCCCAGAAGTTGAAGCCGTGCGGGACCGCGGTCGCCGGGATGTTGTTGCCTCGCGAGAAGCTGCCGCTGGACTGGGTGCCACGGGTCGTGACCGCGTAGTCGACACGGCTGGTGATCTGTGGTTCGTCCGGGGAGGCCGTGATCGCGATGTCGTCGTACCAGCCGCGGAACTTCGTCGGGCCGCTCGGAGCGTCGACGGCGACCAGGATGCGGTCGATCGTCCTGCCTGCCGCGACCTCGCCGATGACGGAGGTCTTCTTGTTCCACTGGTTGGTGTAGAGCGACTTCGACTCGCCTTGGCCCTCCGGGGACAGTACGTAGCCCTGCGCGTCGAGCGCGCCCAGCTCGGAGAGGAGGGTGCCGTCGGTGAAGGCCAGGTCGACCGCCGTGTAGGCGCTCGGGTAGCTCAGGTCGCCTTCGATGAACTCCGGGAAGACCAGGTAGGACAGCTCGGTCTCCTTGCCGACCGGGATGTCGACGTCGAAGACGCGGTTGTAGGAGTGGCCCTTGTCGCCGGTGATCTTGCCTGCGTACTCGAAGGCGTGCACTCCGGTGAAGCCGACCTTCGACTTCGCCGCGTACGCCGAGGCGGGGCCGTCATCGGGATGGCTGGTCATGTTCTTCAGCGGCGGCGGAGGCTCGGAGCCGTCGGAGAGCTGCCACTCGGCGAGCTGGATGATGCCGCCGCTCTGGTTCGCGGAGATGTCGATGCGGTAGTGGGAGTACGCCTGCGGAGAGGCGATCTCGAACTCTCTCGTCTGAAAGCGCTCCTCCCAGGACTGGCCGGTGCGCCGATCGACGGTCGTCCAGGTCTGGCCGTCGGCGGAGCCTTGGATCACCCAGTCCTTGGGGTCGCGCTCGGCCGCGTCGTTGGCCGAGGTGAGGGCGTACCTGACGACGCTGACGGGCTGGTCGAGCTGGATCTGCACCCAGCCGGTGGTCGCGAAGGTGAGCCATTTGGTGTTGATGTCACCGTCGACGAGCTCGGCAGCGCCCTCACCGGAGCCGCTGTTCTCTCCGCTGGCGGTGGCGCCGGTGATGTGCTCGGCGATGTCGCCGGGGATGCCGAAGGGGTCCGGCCCGGCGACGCCTGCGGTGCGGGGCTTGCCGTCATCGTCGGTGTCGACGAGGTCGGCCCAGCTGGGCTGGGGGTCCTCGTCCTCGAAGGAGGTCGACCAGTCACCGCCTTCGGCGGCGCGCTGGGGGTCGGCGGTGTTGCTCTTCGGGGCCGACGGCTCGGGCGCTTCCGGCGTCGCGAGCGCGGGCGCGGTGCCGCTCATCCCGACCATCAGCGCCGCCGTCGCGGCGATCGTCGCGGCCAGGCGGCGGGCAGACCGGCCTCGGGTTCTGGGGAGTGCGTCCCAACGGTGCATCGGTGTGATCTCCTTCACATGGGGGCCACCCCAGATGGAACCGTGCGATGACAACGTTGTCAACGAGTTTGCGCAGGCTTTACCCGATCGCTCGGAGGGGTACGGGAAATTTTGGCGGGCTCACACAGAAGAACGGGGACATCGTTGTCACGCTCGGATCTGCGTCTACGCTGTGCACGTGGCATCACCCCCGTCCGACCAGACCCGTCAGCAGCGCCGCCCGACCATGAAGGACGTCGCGGCGGCTGCCGGGGTGAGCCTGAAGACCGTCTCGCGGGTGGTCAACGGCGAGTCGAACGTGAACGACGACCTCCGGGCAGCGGTGCTCGAGTCGATCACCCGGCTCGGGTTCCGCCGCAACGCCAGCGCCCGCGATCTTCGACAGGGACGGTCGGGCACCGTCGGCCTGTTGCTCGAAGACGTGGCCGACCCGTTCTACTCGATCCTGTCTCGCGCAGTCGAGGATGTGGCCCGGGAGCACGGGACGATGGTCTTCGCCGGCTCCTCCGCCGAGGACGCCGACCGGGAGCGCGAGCTCGCTCTCGCGTTCTGCGAGCGGCGTGTGGACGGCCTGATCATCGTTCCGGCCGGCTCCAGCCACTCCTACCTGCTCCCGGAGATACGGGCCGGCATCCCGGCCGTGTTCGTCGACCGCCCGCCCGGCGACATCGAAGCCGACATGATCCTCACCGACAACCGTGGTGGCAGCCGGCGCGGAGTGGAGCATCTGCTCTCCCACGGCCATCGTCGCATCGGCTTCATCGGTGACGCGCCGGAGATCTACACCGCCGGCGAGCGGCTGCGTGGCTACCGAGAGGCCCTGGAGTCCGCTGGGATCCCCTTCTCCGACACGCTCGTCGCGCAGGCCACGCCAACACCCGCGTCGACCGCGGAGGCACTTGACCGACTGCTCGCCGGGCAGACACCGGCGACCGCGCTCTTCTGCGGCAACAGCCGCACCACCGTCAGCGTCCTCCGCGAGCTAGCCCGGCGCTCGACGCGACTCGCGCTCGTCGGGTTCGACGACGTCGAGCTCGGCGACCTCCTCCAGCCCGGGCTCACCGTCGTCGCACAGGATCCTGGCGCCATGGGGGCGGCCGCCGCACGGCTGCTCTTCCAGCGCATCGCGGGCGATGCAGCTGGTCCAGCCGCCGGCCCACCCCAGACCGTCACGATCGGCACCCGGCTGATCCCCCGAGGCTCCGGAGAGCTCATGGATCCCTGAGTCTGGGGAAATCCGCCACCGCTGCACTGACTTTTTAAGTCTAGCGGTCTAGTATGATTATGTGCCTTGTCGTGATCGCTATGGATACGCGCTGACCACCAGCGACGAAGCCGCCCGGAGCTACCGCCAGGGGCTCCTGGACGTGCTTCGTCTGCGAGACGGCGCCCTCTCCTCGTTCGCGACCGCGATCGTGCTCGACCCGACCTTTGCGCTCGGGCACGCCGCGCTGGCGCTGCTCGGCCATGAGATGTGCGCCCCCGTCGATGTCGCAGCACGGCTGCGGCAGGCCCGGCTGCACGCCCGGCGGGCGACCGAGCGGGAGCGTAGCCATGTCCACGCGGTCGAGGCTCACATCAGCGGCGATCCCCGACCGCTGATCGACCACCTGGCGGCCTTCCCGCGCGACGCGCTGCTGCTCTCGGTCGCCGTGCCGACCATCGCCTTCGCCGGGGCCACCGAGGTGCCCGAGGAGGCGTGGGCGATCGTGGAGCGTGCCGCGCCCGCGTACGGTGACGACTGGTGGTTCACGGGCCTGCTCGCGTTCGTACGCCAGGAGCAGCGCCGCTTCGACGACGCGATGTCGCTCTCCTGCGCCTCGCTGGCGGTGGAGCCCGGCGCCGGCCACTCCGCCCACGCCCGGGCGCACGCGCACTACGAGACCGGCGACCATGAGGCCGGCCTCGCCTGGATGTCCTCGTGGGTGCTCGGCGACGGTGCCGAGATCGACTCGCTCTCCCACTTCTCCTGGCACGCCGCGCTGCACGAGCTCTCCCTGGGCGACCTCGATGCCGTACGCCGCCGCTACCAGAACCAGCTCCAGCCCGGACATGCCCTCGGCTGCCGGGCACTGGTCGACTCCGGCTCGCTGCTGTTCCGCTGGGCGCTCACACCGGGCGCGCGCGACGTACCCGACATCGCCGAGGTCGTACGCGTCACCGGCCGCGAGACCATGGTCCGGCCTGCCACGCCGTTCCTGGCCATGCACACCGCGGTGACCCACCTCGCCGCCGGCGACGCCGGCGCGCTCGACGAGCTGCGGTCATGGGCGGCCGGGCACGCACACCCGACCATGGCCACCGTCGTCTCTCCGCTCGCCGAGGCGCTGGGGATGATGGCCCGCGACGCGAACTCCGCTGCCGCCGACCGCCTCGCCTTCCTCGCACCGTCGATCCGTCGCCTCGGCGGATCCGACGCTCAGCGAGAGATCATCGAGGAGGCTCGCATCGCCGCGCTGCTCCGCGCCGACCGCTGGGACGAGGCCCGGGTGCTGCTCGATGCCCGCCTCGACCGCCGCCGCTCCCCGCGCGACGAGCTGTGGCGGGAACGGGCTCTCGCGCACACCTGACCCCGCTCCCGCCGCCATCGGTCAGGACTCGGCGGGGAGGGTCAGCTGGGGACGATCTCGCCGTCGGTGACCTCGAAGGAGACCTCTTCCAGCGGACTCGTCGCCGGGCCCTGCATCACCGAGCCGTCCTCGATCGAGAAGCGGCTGCCGTGGCACGGGCAGTCGATGCTGCCCCCGGCGACCTTCGTGACCGGGCAGCTGCGATGCGGACAGATGGCGGAGAAGACCTTGAACGTGCCCTCGGTGGGCTGGGTGGCCACCAGGTTGCGGTCGGCGACGACCACTCCCCCGCCGACCGGGACCTCGCTGACCGCGACCAGGGGGCCGCTGCCAGCCGGCTCGGTGTCACCCGAGGAGTCGGCACCTGAGCCGCCGTCACCGCTACCGCACGCGACCAGAAGAGGCACGCCGACTGCGCCCACCGCGGTGCCGGTGACGACCCTGCGCCGGGTGATTCCAGATTCGCTCATGCCGCCAAGGATAGGCGCGCTCGGCGAGCCGCGTCGCTCGCCGAGCGCAACCCTCAGGCAATTCTCGGTCTCTCGGATCAGCTCGCGCTGACCTTCTTGCGCGCCGCCGGCTTCTTCTTGGCTGCCGGCTTCTTGGCCGCTGTCTTCGCGGCCGGCTCCGCCTTCGCCTTCACCGGCTTGTCCGGCGGCTGCTCGGCGGCCTTGCCGTCGAGCAGCGGGGCGAGGAAGCCACCGGTGTGGCTGCCAGGTGTCGCGGCGACGGTCTCGGGCGTGCCCTCGGCGATCACGGTGCCACCGCGGTTGCCGCCCTCCGGGCCCATGTCGATGATCCAGTCTGCGGTCTTGACGACGTCGAGGTTGTGCTCGATGACCAGCACCGTGTTGCCCTTGTCGACCAGCGAGGAGAGCACGCCGATGAGCTTGCGGATGTCTTCGAAGTGGAGGCCTGTGGTGGGCTCGTCGAGGACATAGAGCGTCTTGCCGGTCGAGCGCTTCTGCAGCTCGGCGGAGAGCTTGACGCGCTGCGCCTCGCCGCCGGACAGGGTGGTCGCGGGCTGCCCGAGACGCACGTATCCCAGACCGACCTCCATCAGGGTCTTCATGTGGCGCGCGATCGCGGGCACGGCCGCGAAGAACTCGACCGCCTCCTCGATCGGCATGTCGAGCACCTCGGCGATCGACTTGCCCTTGTAGTGCACCTCGAGCGTCTCGCGGTTGTAGCGCGCACCGTGGCAGACCTCGCACGGCACATAGACGTCGGGCAGGAAGTTCATCTCGATCTTGATCGTGCCGTCGCCCGAGCAGGCCTCGCAGCGTCCGCCCTTGACGTTGAACGAGAACCGACCCTGCAGATAGCCCCGCATCTTGGCCTCCGGCGTGGAGGCGAAGAGCTTGCGGACGTGGTCGAAGACGCCGGTGTAGGTGGCCGGGTTGGACCGCGGCGTACGCCCGATCGGGGACTGGTCGACGTGGATCACCTTGTCGA
Coding sequences within:
- a CDS encoding GH92 family glycosyl hydrolase, with translation MHRWDALPRTRGRSARRLAATIAATAALMVGMSGTAPALATPEAPEPSAPKSNTADPQRAAEGGDWSTSFEDEDPQPSWADLVDTDDDGKPRTAGVAGPDPFGIPGDIAEHITGATASGENSGSGEGAAELVDGDINTKWLTFATTGWVQIQLDQPVSVVRYALTSANDAAERDPKDWVIQGSADGQTWTTVDRRTGQSWEERFQTREFEIASPQAYSHYRIDISANQSGGIIQLAEWQLSDGSEPPPPLKNMTSHPDDGPASAYAAKSKVGFTGVHAFEYAGKITGDKGHSYNRVFDVDIPVGKETELSYLVFPEFIEGDLSYPSAYTAVDLAFTDGTLLSELGALDAQGYVLSPEGQGESKSLYTNQWNKKTSVIGEVAAGRTIDRILVAVDAPSGPTKFRGWYDDIAITASPDEPQITSRVDYAVTTRGTQSSGSFSRGNNIPATAVPHGFNFWAPMTNAGSLSWFYRYHQDNDAQNRTSLQALTLSHETSPWMGDRQTFQVMPSSAEGVPDPGRKARALTFEHDNEIARPHHYKVDFDNGQSAEIAPTDHAAVFRFTYPGDSARLVFDNVNNNGGLTLDPATGTLSGFTDTRSGLSNGATRMYVYATFDQPVTGGGKYASGERPNVQGHLEFDAGADRTVTMRIATSLIGIDQAKRNLELEVADASFDTVKERAKALWQDKLDVLDIQGATKDQKTTVYSNLARLFLYPNSGHENVGTADEPAWKHAVQSTSGDTNPPGTTPTHTGAEVKDGKVYVNNGFWDTYRTTWAAYSLLEPSQAAEMVNGFVQQYKDNGWISRWSSPGYANLMTGTSSDVSFADAYVKGVEGIDAEAAYAAAVKNATVRPPGSATNSNVGRKGMQTSVFLGYTPAAVSEGVSWGLEGYINDYGIGNMAAKLAERDGITSAERKRLREESEYFLGRARNYVNTFDTKVGFFQGRNADGTFKKSPADFNPLVWGSDHDYTETNGWNFAFHTPQDGQGLANLYGGRGGLAKKLDTFFSTPETGEYPGSYGGIIHEIREARDVRMGQWGFSNQVSHHIPWMYSYAGQPWKTQEIVRETLRRMYTGSEIGQGYAGDEDNGETSAWHLFASLGLYPLQMGSENLVLGSPLFTKATLHLEGGKDLVIEAPENSTENIYVQGVTIDGKKWDKTYVSHQELADGGTIEFDMGSTPSRWGTSPSSAPPSLTTGSAPATPIADKSGAGKGAVSASGNGGETLVDNDSGTQTTVAGDGWVEYRFSGTKVPVSFYTLTNGADGRSPSGWVVKGSNDGIDWKVLDRRSGEKFAWQQATRPFKLESESRFNRIRIEFTGPAAEQITLSEVELLG
- a CDS encoding substrate-binding domain-containing protein: MASPPSDQTRQQRRPTMKDVAAAAGVSLKTVSRVVNGESNVNDDLRAAVLESITRLGFRRNASARDLRQGRSGTVGLLLEDVADPFYSILSRAVEDVAREHGTMVFAGSSAEDADRERELALAFCERRVDGLIIVPAGSSHSYLLPEIRAGIPAVFVDRPPGDIEADMILTDNRGGSRRGVEHLLSHGHRRIGFIGDAPEIYTAGERLRGYREALESAGIPFSDTLVAQATPTPASTAEALDRLLAGQTPATALFCGNSRTTVSVLRELARRSTRLALVGFDDVELGDLLQPGLTVVAQDPGAMGAAAARLLFQRIAGDAAGPAAGPPQTVTIGTRLIPRGSGELMDP
- a CDS encoding pyridine nucleotide-disulfide oxidoreductase — protein: MPCRDRYGYALTTSDEAARSYRQGLLDVLRLRDGALSSFATAIVLDPTFALGHAALALLGHEMCAPVDVAARLRQARLHARRATERERSHVHAVEAHISGDPRPLIDHLAAFPRDALLLSVAVPTIAFAGATEVPEEAWAIVERAAPAYGDDWWFTGLLAFVRQEQRRFDDAMSLSCASLAVEPGAGHSAHARAHAHYETGDHEAGLAWMSSWVLGDGAEIDSLSHFSWHAALHELSLGDLDAVRRRYQNQLQPGHALGCRALVDSGSLLFRWALTPGARDVPDIAEVVRVTGRETMVRPATPFLAMHTAVTHLAAGDAGALDELRSWAAGHAHPTMATVVSPLAEALGMMARDANSAAADRLAFLAPSIRRLGGSDAQREIIEEARIAALLRADRWDEARVLLDARLDRRRSPRDELWRERALAHT
- a CDS encoding Rieske (2Fe-2S) protein; this encodes MSESGITRRRVVTGTAVGAVGVPLLVACGSGDGGSGADSSGDTEPAGSGPLVAVSEVPVGGGVVVADRNLVATQPTEGTFKVFSAICPHRSCPVTKVAGGSIDCPCHGSRFSIEDGSVMQGPATSPLEEVSFEVTDGEIVPS